The Palaemon carinicauda isolate YSFRI2023 chromosome 43, ASM3689809v2, whole genome shotgun sequence genome window below encodes:
- the LOC137633475 gene encoding uncharacterized protein, producing the protein MNYIIRIEQHIYFPEIFRYFDSGSTFVKDIPNIVNQLNVYPDNEGILRVKSKFSRWKNDKNYRFPVLLPKDSYITKLIVLDLHEKMYHSGCYKVLSELRRQFWIPHCFSVVKRILQECILCRKLKQRAIKLNQSPYRLFRQEPPSVPFRTIFIDHIGPYFVLYNGKKVKVWILCITCLWSRAINLKVCLDMTSGEFIRALQLHSFEYGVPELHLSDLGSSLVAGANIITDFLNDPETQNFFEEQGVRSLKFEQYFKGHHPLGGLVEVCVKMVRQLLHCSIKKNVLQYRDFEFVVSQTIHLVNRRPIAFSEGLRDTSDDVIPDPITPEKLIHGLDLISLNLIPAMQPLPTSNDPDWSLNTDPIDTIRTSYEKLKKVRTHLIETYNAEFLNNLMTQAVNDKSRYKPVTHKKLQVGDIVLIKEENCKPTNFPLAVVKDIKTNVIDEVTDAVLLKGKNREMVRRHVTSLIPILTRKEMSKSNIKTLKDHISVNTTDPTANLGEDKPQKKERPKRKAALQSMQKTRGMISDI; encoded by the coding sequence atgaattacataattagaatAGAACAGCACATTTATTTTCCCGAGATATTCAGGTATTTTGACAGTGGTTCTACGTTCGTTAAAGATATCCCAAACATTGTTAACCAACTCAATGTATATCCTGATAATGAGGGAATTCTAAGAGTGAaaagcaaattctcaagatggaaaaatgataagaattacagatttcctgttttgcttcctaaggatagctacatcacaaaattaattgttttagatttgcatgagaaaatgtatcactcaggctgttacaaggttttgtctgaattaagaagacaattttggattccacactgtttctctgttgtgaaacgcatcctgcaagaatgcatactttgtagaaaactgaagcagagagctattaaactaaatcaatctccctacaggttattcagacaagaaccacctagtgttccctttcgtacaatattcatagatcacataggcccttactttgtactttacaatggcaaaaaggtgaaagtctggattctttgcatAACTTGCCTCTGGTCTAgggctattaatttaaaagtttgtcttGACATGACCTCAGGTGAGTTCATTAGAGCTTTACAGCTTCATTCATTTGAATATGGAGTGCCTGAATTACATTTATCTGATCTTGGTTCATCCTTAGTTGCAGGAGCTAACATAATTACTGACTTTCTGAATGATCCAGAAACCCAGAATTTTTTTGAAGAACAAGGAGTACGGTCattaaaatttgagcaatattttaaaggccatcatcctcttgggggattagtggaagtatgtgtgaagatggtccgtcagttgcttcattgctcaatcaagaaaaatgttcttcaatacagagattttgagtttgtggtttcacaaactattcacctggttaatcgaaggcctattgctttctcggaaggtctaagagataccagtgatgacgtaattccagaccctattaccccagagaagttaatacatggcttggacttaatatctttgaatcttattcCAGCCATGCAGCCGCTTCCCACTAGCAATGATCCTGATTGGTCTTTAAACACTGACCCTATTGATACCATAAGAACAAGTTATGAGAAACTGAAGAAAGTGCGCACACATCTGATAGAAACCTACAATgcagaatttttgaataatttgatgactcaggctgtcaatgataaaagtagatataagccggttacccacaaaaaattacaggtaggggacattgtgctgataaaagaggagaattgcaaACCTACCAATTTCCCATTGGCAGTTGTTAAAGACATTAAAACTAACGTAATTGATGAAGTAACTGACGCTGTTCTGCTTAAAGGTAAAAACAGGGAGATGGTTCGACGACACGTCACATCTTTAATCCCTATATTAACGCGCAAGgaaatgtcaaaatcaaatattaaaacgttGAAAGATCATATTTCTGTTAATACTACCGATCCCACGGCAAACCTGGGGGAAGATAAACCTCAGAAAAAAGAGAGGCCCAAGAGGAAAGCTGCTCTGCAAAGCATGCAAAAGACTCGAGGTATGATCAGTGACATTTGA